One segment of Haloplanus natans DSM 17983 DNA contains the following:
- a CDS encoding PD-(D/E)XK nuclease family protein — MGENILELDTERIENFIDRYLELERRAQQPYGVFSFLSGRREKKYQQTLEYFLDPNKPHGFGDTLLEVFLEVVGAPKLNLAAQHVEIEEEVHVADDDSEGRIDLVICGGQALDDHPDWAVFLELKVGADENENQTPTYAAADNWQFTWFDRTEITVDELDETYVYVKKAQANPPESCEFDAVDWRTVAETFDHRLQGSLFQYPNRSVIQLTDFIRSLQETENMDSPLDEDELAERLKLFFEYDDVIQQVEQAHRQFENDFDDVSTHLTARWGDRIRDRFDVAESGWKIRSNDSPKWQGLMPEYWDQDPFGWDSTVALYFRIPSTTEHLRKQELSFRLRLPPQRKVHKQTFEGDRSFNSVFTGKCTGEYEEGIRVELEKLDVDEITLGRASTLFTKTYDLDPENLVSSYFAQVTTAVDEFCSESSQLLRLLNSVFEESYEDVFGEPPAGEFSGTLSKRE, encoded by the coding sequence ATGGGTGAGAATATCCTAGAGTTGGATACGGAACGGATAGAGAACTTCATCGACCGGTATCTGGAGCTCGAACGCCGAGCCCAGCAGCCGTATGGCGTGTTTTCGTTCCTATCCGGGCGTCGGGAGAAAAAATATCAACAGACACTCGAGTATTTCTTGGATCCGAACAAGCCACACGGTTTCGGGGACACGCTTCTGGAAGTGTTCTTGGAGGTTGTTGGTGCCCCTAAATTGAATCTTGCAGCCCAACATGTCGAAATCGAGGAAGAGGTACACGTCGCAGACGACGATTCCGAGGGTCGTATCGACCTCGTCATCTGTGGCGGGCAGGCTCTGGATGACCACCCAGACTGGGCAGTCTTCCTGGAACTGAAAGTCGGGGCCGATGAGAACGAGAATCAGACACCAACATACGCCGCAGCAGACAATTGGCAATTCACGTGGTTCGACAGAACCGAAATCACGGTCGACGAACTCGACGAAACCTATGTCTACGTGAAGAAAGCGCAGGCAAACCCGCCTGAATCCTGCGAATTCGACGCGGTTGATTGGAGGACAGTCGCAGAAACATTCGATCATCGACTCCAGGGCTCGCTGTTCCAGTACCCGAACCGAAGCGTCATCCAGCTCACCGATTTCATTCGATCGCTACAGGAGACTGAGAACATGGACTCACCACTCGACGAAGACGAACTCGCCGAACGCCTCAAACTGTTCTTCGAATACGACGACGTCATCCAGCAGGTGGAACAAGCGCACAGGCAGTTCGAGAACGATTTCGACGACGTCAGCACCCACCTCACAGCTCGGTGGGGAGACAGAATTCGGGACCGGTTCGATGTGGCGGAGTCCGGGTGGAAGATTCGGTCGAACGACAGCCCGAAGTGGCAAGGATTGATGCCGGAGTACTGGGATCAGGACCCGTTTGGCTGGGATAGTACCGTCGCACTGTACTTCCGGATCCCATCCACGACTGAGCACCTGCGAAAGCAAGAACTCTCGTTCCGGTTGCGGCTGCCACCGCAGCGCAAAGTCCACAAGCAGACTTTCGAAGGAGATAGATCGTTCAATAGCGTGTTCACTGGGAAGTGTACAGGGGAGTATGAAGAGGGCATCCGTGTAGAGCTAGAGAAACTGGACGTGGACGAGATTACCCTAGGGAGGGCTTCTACGCTGTTCACCAAGACCTACGACCTCGATCCAGAGAACTTGGTCTCGTCTTATTTCGCCCAGGTTACTACTGCCGTCGACGAGTTTTGCAGTGAGAGTTCACAGTTGTTGAGGCTCCTGAACTCGGTGTTCGAAGAATCGTACGAGGACGTGTTCGGTGAACCGCCGGCTGGTGAGTTCTCAGGTACTCTGTCGAAACGGGAGTAG
- a CDS encoding ADP-ribosylglycohydrolase family protein, translating into MKATDRAEGALLGLACGDALGRPVEFRSPRRIEREYGRLDEMVGDGTHRKPPGTITDDTELALRIARSLVETGTFDGADVADRFVEWYRSDPFDIGGLTADALRLIDQGHAWDDAGQTCWEARPEGQNAGNGSVMRCAPYALAFDDDASALVTASTASSRITHADPRCTYGCAVLNLTIANCLHDRSQPLAAALETVRADAPDELVDALEPIVAGAEPEPLSNSGYVVHTLQTALYEAFTAEEVSEAIVAAVNRGGDADTLGAVSGTVAGARFSASSLPPAWRDAIDEAAELRDLARELFEGTYKPASS; encoded by the coding sequence ATGAAAGCCACTGATCGTGCCGAAGGCGCCTTACTGGGACTCGCGTGCGGCGATGCCCTAGGTCGTCCGGTCGAGTTCCGATCACCACGGCGTATCGAACGGGAGTACGGACGACTCGACGAGATGGTGGGCGACGGCACCCATCGCAAACCACCAGGCACCATCACGGATGACACCGAACTGGCGCTTCGGATCGCCCGCAGTCTCGTCGAGACGGGCACGTTCGACGGCGCGGACGTCGCCGACCGGTTCGTCGAGTGGTACCGGAGCGACCCGTTCGACATCGGCGGGCTCACTGCCGACGCTCTCCGACTGATCGATCAGGGACACGCGTGGGACGATGCTGGACAAACCTGCTGGGAGGCGCGTCCGGAGGGACAGAACGCGGGTAACGGAAGCGTCATGCGCTGTGCGCCCTACGCACTCGCCTTCGATGACGACGCATCCGCGCTGGTGACTGCGAGTACGGCCTCCTCTCGGATCACCCACGCCGACCCGCGGTGTACGTACGGCTGTGCCGTGCTGAACCTCACGATCGCGAATTGTCTGCATGACCGCTCGCAACCGCTCGCGGCCGCGCTGGAAACTGTCCGTGCCGACGCCCCCGACGAACTCGTAGACGCGCTCGAACCGATCGTTGCGGGCGCGGAACCAGAGCCGCTCTCGAACAGCGGCTACGTCGTTCACACGCTCCAGACGGCACTCTACGAGGCATTCACAGCCGAGGAGGTCAGTGAGGCGATCGTCGCCGCGGTCAATCGAGGTGGTGACGCCGACACGCTCGGCGCCGTCTCCGGGACAGTCGCAGGAGCCCGATTCAGCGCGTCGTCACTCCCGCCTGCGTGGCGCGATGCGATCGACGAGGCCGCCGAGCTTCGTGACCTCGCCCGCGAACTGTTCGAGGGAACGTATAAACCGGCGTCGTCCTGA
- a CDS encoding CBS domain-containing protein: MPDACTAGVIATPDPESCPIAGDVAQAAEWLDDRDYDSAPVYEDGRPVGYVTRDAVADAPADASLDDSIESLTVDVLIAGDAPLDEVLEALYERPFYYLADRSEVTGVLTRADLNTEPVYQHLYTKLSRLEQILREMILEHAPEWQETAPIPPDVLDDIDSRLADAKAAGVALDPIHYVQFSTLVTIVASSERCSEALGFDAGHQASSRLSAVTELRNDVAHATPILQNTEQGLTESGRTVTNLLDQYSLIDELLALQNE; encoded by the coding sequence ATGCCGGATGCCTGTACTGCAGGTGTAATCGCAACGCCGGATCCAGAATCCTGTCCCATTGCGGGTGATGTGGCGCAGGCGGCGGAGTGGCTCGACGACCGGGATTACGACTCGGCGCCGGTGTACGAGGATGGCCGTCCGGTCGGGTACGTGACACGAGATGCTGTGGCAGACGCCCCAGCAGATGCGTCGCTCGATGACAGCATAGAGTCGCTTACTGTCGACGTACTCATCGCCGGAGATGCGCCGCTGGACGAAGTGTTGGAGGCGTTGTACGAGCGCCCGTTCTACTACCTCGCGGACCGGAGCGAAGTCACGGGAGTTCTCACTCGTGCCGATCTCAATACCGAACCGGTGTATCAGCACCTGTACACCAAACTCTCGCGACTGGAGCAGATCCTTCGCGAGATGATACTCGAGCACGCCCCCGAGTGGCAGGAGACGGCACCGATCCCACCTGACGTGTTAGATGACATCGATTCGCGTCTGGCTGACGCCAAGGCAGCCGGAGTGGCACTCGACCCGATTCACTACGTTCAGTTCTCGACATTGGTGACGATCGTCGCCAGTAGCGAGCGGTGCTCGGAGGCGCTCGGATTCGACGCCGGTCACCAAGCGAGCAGCCGGCTCAGTGCGGTCACCGAACTGCGCAACGATGTCGCACACGCGACGCCGATCCTGCAGAATACGGAGCAGGGACTCACGGAGTCCGGGCGAACCGTGACCAATCTGCTGGATCAGTACAGTCTTATCGATGAATTGCTGGCTTTGCAGAACGAATGA
- a CDS encoding PD-(D/E)XK nuclease family protein — protein MKIEQGTSFGSVGEHDVDFSVAQLVETSDSFRHWFVSQTDSALDIVGYIGGVLHASYAGEGESDIEFGFLTSTGDRHIVLVENKISAEKQPNQIERYYNRGEFRVERDGWDSYTVCLLAPESYVSTEDEAEFDSIIYYEDVLEQIKSGSYDGGDFLGSVFEAALTKSRTSNTADATDTLRRIEDQFLSETEIRHLERDLEYTGYNKRTSFKSTHPEHHDAIRYDVFVGETGATGRTTVRLQIKSLDELTEAEREWLKTIASEHRGALPDYRWRLDRKVNIGSKKIGHEAVIQDSSFDTYVDAIVDELLTLTDTFHPIFVEANS, from the coding sequence ATGAAGATCGAACAGGGTACCTCATTCGGAAGTGTGGGGGAGCACGATGTCGATTTTTCGGTAGCTCAGTTGGTAGAGACCTCTGATTCGTTTAGGCATTGGTTTGTCTCCCAGACCGATTCCGCTCTCGATATCGTAGGGTACATTGGGGGAGTCCTACACGCGAGTTACGCCGGAGAAGGTGAATCCGATATTGAGTTCGGATTCCTCACATCGACTGGAGATCGACATATCGTACTGGTGGAGAACAAAATCTCCGCCGAGAAGCAACCGAACCAGATCGAACGATACTACAACCGGGGAGAGTTCCGTGTCGAACGTGACGGCTGGGACTCGTACACAGTCTGTTTGCTAGCCCCAGAGAGCTACGTATCAACGGAAGATGAAGCAGAGTTCGATTCGATCATCTACTATGAGGACGTTCTTGAACAAATCAAGAGTGGTTCATACGATGGTGGCGATTTCCTCGGGTCTGTGTTTGAAGCGGCACTGACGAAATCACGCACGTCGAATACAGCCGACGCAACCGATACGCTCCGTAGAATTGAAGACCAGTTCCTGAGTGAGACGGAGATACGACATCTCGAACGAGATCTCGAGTACACAGGGTACAATAAACGTACTTCGTTCAAATCAACACATCCAGAGCATCACGATGCGATCCGATACGATGTCTTTGTCGGCGAAACCGGGGCGACAGGCCGTACGACCGTCCGTTTACAAATCAAAAGTTTAGACGAGCTTACAGAGGCGGAACGAGAGTGGCTGAAAACGATAGCTTCAGAGCATAGGGGGGCACTTCCAGACTACAGATGGCGTCTTGACCGGAAGGTGAATATCGGGTCAAAGAAGATAGGTCATGAAGCCGTAATCCAAGATAGTTCTTTTGACACCTATGTTGACGCGATCGTGGATGAATTACTGACTCTTACAGATACGTTTCACCCGATCTTCGTTGAGGCGAATAGCTAA